A segment of the Paraburkholderia fungorum genome:
CGAATCGGCATCGTCGGAAAGCCACAGTTGCGCGAGCGTCCTGGCGAATTGTGCCCGCGCCAGTTCGCCGCCGGATAGCGTTGTTATATCGCGTGTTTTAAGGTGCGTGATGCCGGCCAAACCCAGCACGTCGTCAATAACGATCTGCTCGCCTACGCTGCTGCGTACACGTGATAAATGCGGATACCGTCCAATCGAAACGAGCTCTTCGACACGAATCGGAAAACTATTCTGGAACGTTTGCGACAGCACCGCGCGAGTCCGGGCAAGCTGGTCAGAGCTGATGACATTGATCGGCTTGTCGTTCAGCAGCGTGGTCCCGCTGTAGCCGAAAAAATTTCGCACCGACGGCGCGTTGAAATCGCCTGCGAGCGCCTTGAGCAACGTGCTTTTGCCCGCGCCGTTACGGCCCAGCACCACGGTGAATTCGCCGGGTCGGACGGCAAGCGACACATTGTCGATCACCGTGCGATCGCCGTATCTGACGTACACATTCTTTACTTCGAGCATTCGCGTTCTCTCAACAAAATCCCGTTCGATTCGAGCACGTCACGCACCAAGCCTCTCGCGATTGCGAAGAATCAGCGCGAGGAAAAACGGACCGCCTATCAATGCAGTGAGGATGCCGAGCGGCACTTCGGCGGGCGCGGCAATCGTACGCGCGGCCAGATCGGACAGAACGGTTAGCGATGCGCCGAACAACATCGATCCTGGTAGAACCCAGCGTTGATCCGGGCCGCAAACGAGGCGCACACAATGCGGCGCAACGAGACCGATAAAGCCGATCTGTCCGGTACACGAGACGATCGCGCCGACGCTCAACGCAGCCGCAATCAACACGACGCGTTTGACTCGCTGCACAGGCACGCCGAGATGATGCGCTTCCATTTCGCCAAGCTGCATCACATTGAGCGCGCGACTGCATTTTCCGATCAGCGCCGCGCTCAGTGCGACCAGCGGCAGCAGAATCAGGATCGTGCGCCACTGCACGCCCGCGAGACTGCCGAGGCTCCAGAACGTCAGCGAACGCAGTTGCGAATCCGATGCGACATACGTCATTACGCCGATCGTTGCACCTGCAAGCGCGTTCAGCGCGATGCCCGACAACAACAGCACGGGCAAGCTCAAGCGCCCTCGCCGCGCGGACAAACGGTAGACCAGTGCGGTAACGACGAGCGCCCCAGCAAATGCAGCGAACGCGGTCACGCCATCGCCCGCGAATCCATAGCGCGACAATAGCCACGGCGCACAGACGATCGCGAGCGATGCCCCGAGCGCGGCCCCACTCGATATGCCGATCAAACCCGGATCGGCGAGCGGATTGCGCAGCAGTGCCTGCAACGCGCTGCCCGCCGCGCCGAACCCGGCGCCGACGATCAGCGCGAGCACGACGCGCGGCAGGCGGATCGACAGTAGAACGGCACGCGCCTGGTCGAGTATCGTCGGGTCCACGCCGAGTGCGCCGGGCCGCCACAGGGCCGCTAATAGCGTCGTGGGCGCTATCCGGTACGCACCGAGACAGATTGCGGCAACGCTCGACACGCATAGCAGCGCGCCCAGCGCAATCATCACGCTAAGCGGATTGCGTGCGCCGTTCGATCTGAAACCGGCGAACAGCGTGAAAACAGCCCGTGGTCTACGCGATTTCATGATGCCCGGCGATGGTCCGCCTCCGACACGCGAGATTTTTTCGATGCTCATGGCACTTCGCAAATAAAGGTTCGTCGCGAGCAGCTTGCATGCGGCGATGTGCAGACCAAGGCGTTCACGCCGCCGACACGAGTTGCCGGTTCAGCGCCATAACAGCCTCCGGTAAGCGCGGACCGAAGCCGAGCAGGAACAATGTGTCGAGCGAGACGATTCGCGAATTTCTGCCTGCGGGTGTCGATGCGAAACCCGGCGTGCCGAGAATCGCCGCCGCTCCGCCCGATACGGCGAGGGTGTCGTCGGTGGTCAGCACGACATCGGGCGCGGCGGCGATCAACGCTTCCGGCGAGAGGCTGCGATAACCATCGAAACCCTGAATGGCATTGCGCGCTCCGGCGTAACTGATCATCGCGTCGGCGGCGGTGTGTTGCCCCGCGACCATCGGTTGACTACCCGAAGGATTCAGCAGAAACAGCACACGCAGCGGTTGCGCGCGGCTCGCAAGCGGTGAGGCGGCGACGTTTTTTATCGCGTTGTCCCACTCGGCATCGACACGTTTGCGCAATGCCGCGCCATCTTCCATCGCGCCGAGTTCGCGCGCGACGCCGTCGATTTTTTTCCGCAGCGAATCCACGTTATGTGTTTCCGTGAACGACACGACGTTGACGCCTGTTTGCCGGATCTGCTGCAGCACACCTGGCGGCCCCGCTTCGGCGGAGGTCAGAATCAGATCGGGATGCATCGACAGCACACCTTCCGCCGATAACGTTCGCTGATAGCCGACCTTCGGCAGTTTCAGCACGGCAGCGGGAAACGTGCACGATGTATCGGTGGCGACGAGCATCGTGCTTTTGTCGAGCGCATACACGATCTCGGCCAGCGCACCGCCGATCACGATCACACGATTTGGCGCAGCGGTCTTTGTTATTGCCATCGCCATTCGCGAATTCAGCCCGGCCATACCGACTACCGCCGCGACGCCGCCGACCACGATGCGGCGTCGATGAATGTCGAAGCCGCGCCGGCTCATGCGGTCACCTCGGCAATGTTCTCCATAACCGGCGCGATGTTTGCAATCAGTTCTCGCCATCCTGCGAGTTCCGGCGAACCCGGTTTGCGCGCGCCGAACAGCATCGCAATGCTATCGCCTTTGCAGTCGAATAATTCAAGCGACGTCACGATGCCATCGCTGGTCGGCTTGCGGACCACCCACGCGCTATCGATCAGATCGGTGCGCAAATGCAGATTGAAACCGGGGTCGAGCACATTGAGCCACGGACCCATCGCCTGGATCGTCTTCACAGGTCCAGTATGAATCTGGATCATGCCGTGATTGCCAACGAACACCATGATCGGCAATTCAGTTTGCGCGGCCTGATTCAATACCGTTGCGATCGCGTCGTTCGCGACGCGCTGCGCGTAACGCGACTCGGCAAGACGCAGCGCCTGAGTACGTGCAAGCCTGAACTTGCGCAACAAGCCGAAGAACTGATGCGTGTCGGTCATTGCATGCCATGCGGCGTGAAACGCTTGCACGTCGATGTCCTCGTCGGGCGTCGGCACCGGCGCAGCAGGCGCGGCGGTCACCGTCATTCCCGCCGTCTGCTCCACATGTGCCCAGCGTTCGACAAATGCCGCGTAGGCTGCGTGATCGCTGTGCTCGCGCAGATAAACCTTGTGGGTAGCGTGGCCTTGCGCGTCGAAGAACTGCAAACTCTTCAGCGTGCCGCGCGGCGTGACGTCGGTGACAGCAAAACCGGCTGCCCATTTGCTGTAGAAAATCCGCAGATCGATCGGATCGCCGAGTGCAATGCCGGTCGGCCCCTCATGGCTCATATTGGCGAACTGGCCATCTTTCTCGTGCACGGCGGCGTCGTTGCGCGTCAGCGCCATCACCGAGCCGAGCATCGGCACCTCTTCAAACAGCTCGATAAAACGCGTGTCGAGTCGCACGACGTGTTCGCCGACAAATGCGGCAAGCACCTCGCCTTCGCTGATACCGAGCGCAAACGCGGCTTCGCGGTTACGCAGTTTCTGCTCGGCCTTGATACGCACAAAATCGTTGCGCAATTGTTCGAGCGATTCCGGTTGGGTCGTATAGCTGTTCTTCACGATTGTCATTGGATTGGATAGCTTCATGCTGAAAGTTGGGAAAGTCCGGCACGCTGTCACTAATGCGTCGTGCCGGACTCGCGAATCATCCGGATTCGATTCGTCAATCACGCGATGCAGGGCGATGCACTCGCGCTGAGATTGCGAAGAACCCGACGCCGGTCAGAAGTCGATCTTCATACCGACGTTGAAGTTACGGCCCGGCGCGGTGAGAGCCGAAATCTTCGCGTAGCCGTCGCTATCGGCAAGGCCTCGCACGTCATTCCAGATCCAGTACTTGCGATCGAACAGGTTATCGATACCGGCTGTCACGCTGACGTGTTTGGTGATTTTGTAGCCTGCGTGCAGGTCGAAAATCGTGTACGACGGGGTCGAGTAGTACGACGCGCTCGACATCTGGTCCTTGTCTTTGCGCGAGTTGTACGTCATGTCCACGCCCGCAAACCAACGGTCGCCGCCGGTGTAACGAATGCCCAACACCACCGCCAGCGGCGGAATCGTATCGAGTCCGGTCGTCTTGCCGTCTTCGGTTTCCGTGCCTTTGATATAGGCAAAACCGCCCTTCACTTCGATCGAATCGCTGACGATCCAGTCGGCCTTGCCTTCAAAGCCATGAATCGACGCCTTCGTGAAGTTCACGTACTGAACCGTGTACGGATTCGTCGCGGACGACGTGCTGCCGCCGATAACCTTGGTGTCGATGAAGTTGTTGTAGCGCCCAGCGAACGCAGCTCCGCTGTAGTTCAGGATGCCGGTACCAACTCCGAGTTGGCCGCGAAAACCTGCTTCAATCGAATTACTGGTTTCCGGCTTCAGATTCGGATTGCCTACCTGCTGATAGTAGAGACCGTACGAGCCCGCAGGGTTATAGAAGCTGTTGACCTGATACGCGCTAGGCGCACGGAAACCTCGTGCATATTGCACATACGGAATGAATGCCGGCGACACCTGATACAGCAACGCCAGTCGCGGCGAAATTGCATTGCCGTTCGAGCCGGTCGTCGGCTTGGTCGAACTTGCGCTCACTTCCTCGTACGTTGCGTCGGGATGCGGCGTCATCTTGTAGTAATCGAAGCGCACGCCCGGCACGAAACTCAGCTTGTTCCAACGGATTTCATCCTGGGTGTACACGCCGAGGTTGATTTGCGAGGTCTTCGGGAATGCTTCCGGATAACCGTCTGTCGGCGTGCTCCACTCCGAGCCCGCTGAACTGCTGGTGCTGTAGTGCGACAGGCTGGCATCGAAGCCATATGTCACGCTATGCGACAACGGACCGGTCCTGAACGCGCTCTCCGCGACGACGCTGCCGCCGAAGATGTTGTCGCCGTATTCGTTGGTTCGAGTTCGGCTGCTTTCCGCGCCAGCCGAATTTACGCCATCGATCAACAGAGACTGACGTGTCTGCGCATTACGGTAGTACACCGAAGCTTTAAGTTGCTGCATCCACGGATTGGTGTCGTCGTGATGATCGTATTCGAGCTTCA
Coding sequences within it:
- a CDS encoding heme/hemin ABC transporter substrate-binding protein, with translation MSRRGFDIHRRRIVVGGVAAVVGMAGLNSRMAMAITKTAAPNRVIVIGGALAEIVYALDKSTMLVATDTSCTFPAAVLKLPKVGYQRTLSAEGVLSMHPDLILTSAEAGPPGVLQQIRQTGVNVVSFTETHNVDSLRKKIDGVARELGAMEDGAALRKRVDAEWDNAIKNVAASPLASRAQPLRVLFLLNPSGSQPMVAGQHTAADAMISYAGARNAIQGFDGYRSLSPEALIAAAPDVVLTTDDTLAVSGGAAAILGTPGFASTPAGRNSRIVSLDTLFLLGFGPRLPEAVMALNRQLVSAA
- a CDS encoding FecCD family ABC transporter permease, producing the protein MKSRRPRAVFTLFAGFRSNGARNPLSVMIALGALLCVSSVAAICLGAYRIAPTTLLAALWRPGALGVDPTILDQARAVLLSIRLPRVVLALIVGAGFGAAGSALQALLRNPLADPGLIGISSGAALGASLAIVCAPWLLSRYGFAGDGVTAFAAFAGALVVTALVYRLSARRGRLSLPVLLLSGIALNALAGATIGVMTYVASDSQLRSLTFWSLGSLAGVQWRTILILLPLVALSAALIGKCSRALNVMQLGEMEAHHLGVPVQRVKRVVLIAAALSVGAIVSCTGQIGFIGLVAPHCVRLVCGPDQRWVLPGSMLFGASLTVLSDLAARTIAAPAEVPLGILTALIGGPFFLALILRNRERLGA
- a CDS encoding TonB-dependent hemoglobin/transferrin/lactoferrin family receptor, with the protein product MYINRCLFKIVVPALLADICVAQNGGAYAAELQAKADAPVAASAPAASAPTAIQADRQLKTISMTANRVGKVDLNRTAATVSVITSDDIDDNNAKDIKDALRYEPGVEVRRQAYRPAGITGSSGRAGNEGINIRGLEGNQVLMLEDGIPLPQSYAFGSGSAGRGDYLNTDLYQRIEVLRGPASVLYGSDGLTGAVNFVTKDPADLLSIYNKPTYFSVKAGYDSTDRSWGSTATAAFGNDRIQGMLVLSGRHGHETDNKGDSNVLGANRSTPDPLTYNNRSALGKLVFNLTPRDQLKLTAETLNNANSSDGLTQLNGGYTWSGYSADVYNTVNQVTSNRVKLEYDHHDDTNPWMQQLKASVYYRNAQTRQSLLIDGVNSAGAESSRTRTNEYGDNIFGGSVVAESAFRTGPLSHSVTYGFDASLSHYSTSSSAGSEWSTPTDGYPEAFPKTSQINLGVYTQDEIRWNKLSFVPGVRFDYYKMTPHPDATYEEVSASSTKPTTGSNGNAISPRLALLYQVSPAFIPYVQYARGFRAPSAYQVNSFYNPAGSYGLYYQQVGNPNLKPETSNSIEAGFRGQLGVGTGILNYSGAAFAGRYNNFIDTKVIGGSTSSATNPYTVQYVNFTKASIHGFEGKADWIVSDSIEVKGGFAYIKGTETEDGKTTGLDTIPPLAVVLGIRYTGGDRWFAGVDMTYNSRKDKDQMSSASYYSTPSYTIFDLHAGYKITKHVSVTAGIDNLFDRKYWIWNDVRGLADSDGYAKISALTAPGRNFNVGMKIDF
- a CDS encoding heme ABC transporter ATP-binding protein, which codes for MLEVKNVYVRYGDRTVIDNVSLAVRPGEFTVVLGRNGAGKSTLLKALAGDFNAPSVRNFFGYSGTTLLNDKPINVISSDQLARTRAVLSQTFQNSFPIRVEELVSIGRYPHLSRVRSSVGEQIVIDDVLGLAGITHLKTRDITTLSGGELARAQFARTLAQLWLSDDADSQERSTRFLLLDEPTAALDLVHQHKLFATVKELTHSWGIGALAIAHDCNLAARYADRMIFLADGRLIAEGAPQEVVSETVIEQCFGLAVRVVHDDLDGTPYLIPASR
- a CDS encoding hemin-degrading factor, coding for MTIVKNSYTTQPESLEQLRNDFVRIKAEQKLRNREAAFALGISEGEVLAAFVGEHVVRLDTRFIELFEEVPMLGSVMALTRNDAAVHEKDGQFANMSHEGPTGIALGDPIDLRIFYSKWAAGFAVTDVTPRGTLKSLQFFDAQGHATHKVYLREHSDHAAYAAFVERWAHVEQTAGMTVTAAPAAPVPTPDEDIDVQAFHAAWHAMTDTHQFFGLLRKFRLARTQALRLAESRYAQRVANDAIATVLNQAAQTELPIMVFVGNHGMIQIHTGPVKTIQAMGPWLNVLDPGFNLHLRTDLIDSAWVVRKPTSDGIVTSLELFDCKGDSIAMLFGARKPGSPELAGWRELIANIAPVMENIAEVTA